A single genomic interval of Bradyrhizobium japonicum USDA 6 harbors:
- a CDS encoding flagellar hook-basal body complex protein, translating to MGIFDAMNTSVGGLQAQSYALQNISGNIANSSTTGYKGIGTSFVDLIPDASVPSKQVAGGVTANAKATITTQGTISSSSVATNMAITGDGFFSIQKATSVVDNLPQFSGVTYYTRRGDFQLNSNGNLVNGAGYYLMGVTVDPKTGNPTGNVASVLKFQNNFIPAQATTSIQYAANLPSVPNTAASSTAASGTLLAAGGLNPSDFAANPLIVGTPPPPYSNATVSGAAATGNLRSAYTATTATGSVALQDNASAAATGSTSLDAGLGTHLNTSLLTNLAGKSLTVNGQTINFDNTVSGTSTAAGPPVVTTIGLKSPTSALMSDVLSAIASGAGVPTTSVTLTASGNIQITTSTTADVTIGGTAAGLLGVSSVTRGGNVLSTPAITSGTQLGGTATPGGPEVLSTPFQVGNTIQVNGTGAANTITFVASGAVAPNQINITDDIATLLQRIDTLSGASGSSISNGVITLNTGIANPTLTVTSNNSSAFAALGFTSSISKNRGGGGTAGTGGVIGNDIATFTKESISGGAVTAYNAAGTPVNLQLRWAKTDSASLGTGHSDTWNLFYQTDPNATGTTVGWVNTGQAFTFAADGSLTSPSGSGITINNVSVGGQSLGSVAFNMSSGGLTQYASTSGAVTINTITQNGYAAGQLRSVAVNNSGLVVGTFSNGQNLNLAQVSLSHFNGTNYLKALDGGAYAATEQSGTAIDGASGSISGSSLEGSNTDIADEFTKLIVTQQAYSANTKVITTANSMVQDLLNVLR from the coding sequence ATGGGTATCTTCGATGCAATGAACACCTCGGTGGGTGGCCTGCAGGCGCAGTCCTACGCGCTGCAGAACATTTCCGGCAACATCGCGAACTCATCCACCACCGGTTACAAGGGCATCGGCACCAGCTTCGTCGATCTCATTCCCGACGCCTCGGTGCCGAGCAAGCAGGTCGCGGGCGGCGTGACGGCCAACGCCAAGGCCACCATCACCACGCAGGGCACGATCTCATCCTCCTCCGTCGCGACCAACATGGCGATCACCGGCGACGGCTTCTTCTCGATCCAGAAGGCGACTAGCGTCGTCGACAACTTGCCGCAGTTCAGCGGCGTCACCTACTACACCCGCCGCGGCGACTTCCAGCTCAATTCCAACGGCAATCTCGTCAATGGCGCCGGCTACTACCTGATGGGCGTCACGGTCGACCCCAAGACCGGCAACCCGACCGGCAATGTGGCGTCCGTCCTGAAATTCCAGAACAACTTCATCCCGGCACAGGCGACAACCTCGATCCAGTACGCCGCGAACCTGCCGAGCGTGCCGAACACGGCGGCGAGCTCGACCGCGGCGAGCGGCACGCTGCTGGCGGCCGGCGGCCTGAACCCGTCCGATTTCGCCGCCAACCCGCTGATCGTCGGCACGCCGCCGCCGCCCTATTCGAATGCGACGGTCTCCGGCGCAGCCGCCACCGGCAATCTGCGCTCGGCCTATACGGCGACGACCGCGACTGGCTCGGTGGCGCTGCAGGACAACGCTTCGGCGGCGGCAACTGGCAGCACGTCTCTCGATGCCGGCCTGGGGACGCATCTCAACACCAGCCTTCTCACCAACCTGGCCGGCAAGTCGTTGACGGTCAACGGCCAGACAATCAACTTCGACAACACCGTCTCGGGCACTTCGACGGCTGCAGGCCCCCCTGTCGTCACCACGATTGGTCTGAAGTCGCCCACCAGCGCACTGATGTCGGATGTCCTCAGCGCGATCGCGTCAGGAGCCGGCGTCCCCACCACCAGTGTGACTCTGACCGCCAGCGGCAACATCCAGATCACGACCAGCACCACGGCCGACGTGACGATCGGCGGCACTGCGGCAGGATTGCTCGGCGTCAGCAGCGTGACGCGCGGCGGTAACGTGCTGTCCACCCCCGCGATTACGAGTGGTACACAGCTCGGCGGCACCGCGACGCCCGGCGGGCCGGAAGTGCTCTCGACGCCCTTCCAGGTCGGCAACACGATCCAGGTCAATGGCACGGGAGCCGCCAATACGATCACTTTCGTGGCCTCCGGTGCTGTCGCTCCGAACCAGATCAACATCACTGACGACATCGCGACCTTGCTCCAGAGGATCGACACGCTCAGTGGTGCGAGCGGTTCTTCGATCAGCAACGGCGTGATCACCCTGAATACCGGTATCGCCAATCCCACCTTGACGGTGACCAGCAACAACTCCAGCGCCTTCGCCGCACTCGGCTTCACGTCGTCCATCTCCAAGAACCGTGGCGGTGGCGGCACGGCGGGCACCGGCGGCGTGATCGGCAACGACATCGCCACGTTCACCAAGGAATCGATCAGCGGCGGTGCGGTCACCGCCTACAACGCCGCGGGCACGCCGGTGAACCTGCAGCTGCGTTGGGCCAAGACCGACAGCGCCTCGCTGGGTACCGGCCATTCCGACACCTGGAACCTGTTCTACCAGACCGATCCGAATGCAACGGGCACGACGGTCGGCTGGGTCAACACCGGGCAGGCGTTCACCTTCGCCGCCGACGGCTCGCTGACCTCGCCGAGCGGATCGGGCATCACCATCAACAACGTCAGCGTCGGCGGCCAGTCGCTCGGCTCGGTCGCCTTCAACATGTCCTCGGGCGGGCTGACGCAATATGCCAGCACCAGCGGCGCGGTGACGATCAACACCATCACGCAGAACGGCTACGCCGCCGGTCAGCTCCGCTCGGTTGCCGTCAACAACAGCGGCCTCGTGGTCGGCACCTTCTCCAACGGCCAGAACCTCAACCTCGCACAGGTCTCGCTGTCGCACTTCAACGGCACCAATTACCTCAAGGCCCTCGACGGCGGCGCCTACGCGGCGACCGAACAGTCGGGCACAGCGATCGACGGCGCGTCGGGCAGCATCAGCGGCTCGTCGCTGGAAGGCTCGAACACCGACATCGCCGACGAATTCACCAAGCTGATCGTGACCCAGCAGGCCTATTCGGCCAACACCAAGGTGATCACGACGGCGAATTCGATGGTGCAGGATCTCCTGAACGTGTTGCGCTGA